A genome region from Phoenix dactylifera cultivar Barhee BC4 chromosome 18, palm_55x_up_171113_PBpolish2nd_filt_p, whole genome shotgun sequence includes the following:
- the LOC103715797 gene encoding UPF0496 protein 4-like, which produces MSRAHEGYHSSSPFGNPFRMIFPKGSNLSPKLLTLLNSFEQTLAENLRKLKPKEISDILSLTWMRHAMESLSETHTNIKILLKNLEFPVSEWEEKWIDMHFDDSLKLLDICVALCSELSRLDQSQLLLKYALHVMDCSGKFPSSKQIKRAHAYLHDWMQQLNSRSPKFENCPAILQGLARTLCLAKVKNSPKGRVLMRAFYAVKVETIFVCSIIVAALSGCSKPLIDLYVSESFLWSEAFHDLQADVNEKVRGLLSCEKVVLLKELEVVDTRAKKLHVLSGGVDDLEDILRHRDDANHEEVMTLEKSISQEERERWQKSVSDVADSAKKLADGIDILSEQTRDFFNIVLAGRDALLCNLRDSDVTQEGKAHKSRK; this is translated from the coding sequence ATGAGCCGAGCACATGAGGGGTATCATAGTTCTTCCCCTTTTGGAAATCCCTTTAGGATGATATTTCCTAAGGGATCTAACCTATCGCCGAAGCTATTAACCCTTTTGAATTCCTTTGAGCAGACCTTAGCAGAGAACTTAAGAAAGCTCAAGCCTAAGGAAATCTCAGATATTCTTAGTTTAACATGGATGAGACATGCTATGGAGTCATTGTCTGAAACCCATACTAACATCAAGATTTTATTAAAGAATCTTGAGTTCCCTGTTTCAGAATGGGAGGAGAAGTGGATTGACATGCACTTCGATGATAGTCTGAAGTTGCTTGACATTTGCGTTGCATTATGCTCCGAGCTCTCTCGATTGGATCAGAGCCAGCTCTTGCTCAAATATGCCCTGCATGTCATGGACTGCTCAGGCAAATTTCCTTCGTCCAAGCAAATCAAACGAGCTCATGCATATCTGCATGACTGGATGCAGCAACTTAACTCAAGGAGCCCAAAGTTTGAAAATTGTCCTGCTATCCTGCAGGGGCTCGCAAGAACACTTTGTTTGGCAAAGGTCAAGAACTCACCTAAAGGAAGGGTGTTGATGAGAGCTTTTTATGCAGTCAAGGTCGAAACTATATTTGTTTGCAGCATCATCGTAGCAGCATTGTCAGGCTGCTCAAAGCCGCTGATAGACTTGTATGTTTCTGAAAGTTTCTTATGGTCTGAGGCGTTCCATGACTTGCAAGCTGATGTAAATGAGAAGGTCAGGGGTCTGCTTTCCTGTGAGAAAGTAGTGTTATTGAAAGAGTTGGAAGTAGTTGATACGCGTGCAAAGAAATTGCATGTTTTGAGTGGTGGTGTTGATGACTTGGAGGACATCTTGAGGCACAGAGATGATGCCAACCATGAGGAAGTAATGACACTGGAAAAATCTATTAGCCAGGAGGAAAGAGAAAGATGGCAGAAGTCTGTTTCAGATGTTGCTGACAGTGCCAAGAAGCTCGCCGATGGGATAGATATTCTCTCAGAACAAACAAGggactttttcaatattgttctCGCAGGACGTGATGCTTTGCTTTGTAATTTAAGGGATTCTGATGTAACACAAGAGGGTAAAGCGCATAAAAGCAGGAAATAA